The following are from one region of the Littorina saxatilis isolate snail1 linkage group LG4, US_GU_Lsax_2.0, whole genome shotgun sequence genome:
- the LOC138964140 gene encoding sulfoquinovosidase-like: MRLLLLLSTLYLLRGREVGVGGQSCKPPSSPPFNISQDQGGLSVTVNGVQVLQHNAVHPMLFVGEGQDKVVEFSGNFFITPYVEQRVALTNFTLSEAADGGYNLTLSYATYWVTLRLSAGVATPLVVAIVDSSNNYNRLWLRVPAVADERVYGGGEQFTYLDLRGKVFPVWTREQGVGRNKSTLTTFLADQLGKAGGDYYTTYFPQPTWLTSRNYFLHYTGSNYAVLDFRNPQFFEMFVEEDTSGAEWHFQVQSSLSDLVSCLTGLLGRMKPLPTWLYEGAILGVQGGTEKMLSRLKTATDKGISVRGLWIQDWSGTKQTPFGKRVFWNWRWDSDHYAGLNDTIVSLRKSNVRVLAYINPSLDMRGDLFSTAKDEGYLVKNQAGQTYLHNSGSFRCGLVDFTNPAAYNWYKDDVIKGNMLKLGLGGWMADFGEYLPVDAALYSGQPASLLHNQWPRLWAQLNHQAVSEMGEAGEDVVFFSRSGFSGMGNATMLMWAGDQNVDWSMEDGAASTIPASLSLGLSGVGLTHFDIGGYTTYVLPALKMVRSSERLLRSAEHAVFGPVFRTHEGNIPSVNAQFYTSPYMLDCFKRLVDMFTALSQYHQHVVNVTYFTGLPAQRPLFLNYPDDEGSYKVQYQYLYGDDLVVAPVYLPNITTWPVYLPADPSDTWVYLWNTSLISPGGSSLTVRTLIGQTPVFYRNSSAFVDTFVKIGKMLPIPPPTLPPPTPTTDSQHTTDPGTGLAQRWGGSLVLICLSLFLCKLM, translated from the exons ATGCGCTTGCTGTTACTTTTATCTACACTGTACCTACTGAGAGGcagggaggtgggggtggggggacaGAGCTGCAAACCACCGAGTTCTCCCCCTTTCAATATCAGCCAGGATCAAGGcggtctctctgtcactgtcaacGGCGTTCAG GTGTTGCAGCACAACGCCGTGCACCCCATGCTGTTCGTGGGGGAGGGACAAGACAAGGTTGTGGAGTTCTCAGGCAACTTCTTCATCACTCCATACGTGGAGCAGCGGGTGGCGCTCACCAACTTCACGCTGAGCGAGGCTGCTGATGGGGGGTACAACCTCACCCTGTCATACGCCACCTACTGG GTGACGCTGCGACTGAGTGCCGGAGTTGCGACGCCGCTGGTGGTGGCCATAGTCGACAGCAGCAACAACTACAACCGTCTGTGGCTGCGGGTACCCGCCGTGGCGGACGAGCGGGTGTACGGAGGGGGAGAGCAGTTCACATACCTTGACCTCAGAGGGAAAGTTTTCCCCGTGTGGACACGGGAACAGG GTGTGGGACGCAACAAGAGTACTCTCACTACCTTCCTGGCCGACCAGCTGGGGAAGGCAGGGGGAGATTACTACACCACTTACTTCCCGCAACCCACATGGCTTACCTCCCGTAACTACTTCCTGCACTACACCGGAAGTAACTATGCCGTGCTGGACTTCCGGAACCCACAATTCTTTGAGATGTTTGTGGAGGAAGACACGAGTGGAGCTGAATGGCACTTTCAG GTACAGTCCTCGTTGTCCGATCTGGTGAGCTGTTTGACCGGCCTGTTGGGTCGTATGAAGCCGCTGCCCACCTGGCTGTATGAAGGCGCCATCCTGGGGGTGCAGGGAGGAACAGAGAAG ATGCTGAGCCGACTGAAGACTGCCACGGACAAGGGAATCTCTGTGCGAGGTCTGTGGATACAGGACTGGTCTGGCACCAAACAGACACCCTTCGGTAAACGGGTCTTCTGGAACTGGCGCTGGGACAGCGACCATTATGCAG GGTTGAACGATACGATAGTGTCACTACGCAAATCCAACGTTCGTGTACTTGCTTACATCAACCCCAGTCTGGACATGCGAGGTGACCTCTTTTCCACGGCTAAAGACGAAGGCTATCTGGTCAAAAATCAAGCTGGACAGACCTATCTCCACAACTCCGGGTCTTTTCGCTGTGGATTGGTCGATTTTACCAATCCTGCGGCGTACAACTGGTATAAAGACG ACGTGATCAAGGGCAACATGCTGAAGCTGGGCCTGGGAGGGTGGATGGCGGACTTTGGCGAGTACCTCCCGGTGGACGCCGCGCTGTACAGCGGCCAGCCAGCCTCCCTGCTGCACAACCAGTGGCCACGTCTGTGGGCCCAGCTCAACCACCAGGCCGTGTCCGAGATGGGGGAGGCTGGGGAAGACGTCGTCTTCTTCTCCAGATCGGGATTTTCTG GTATGGGCaacgccaccatgttgatgtggGCGGGGGACCAGAACGTGGACTGGTCAATGGAGGACGGTGCCGCCTCCACCATCCCGGCCTCCCTCTCCCTTGGACTGTCCGGCGTGGGCTTGACTCATTTCGACATAGGGGGGTACACCACGTACGTCCTCCCTGCCCTCAAAATGGTACGCTCCTCTGAACGACTGCTCCGCTCGGCTGAACACGCTGTGTTTGGTCCTGTCTTCAGGACGCACGAAG GTAACATCCCCTCGGTCAACGCTCAGTTCTACACGTCGCCCTACATGTTGGACTGCTTCAAGCGTCTGGTGGACATGTTCACCGCACTGTCACAGTACCACCAGCACGTGGTAAACGTCACTTACTTCACCGGCCTGCCTGCACAGCGACCACTCTTCCTCAA TTACCCTGACGACGAAGGGAGCTACAAAGTCCAGTACCAATACCTGTACGGCGACGACCTGGTCGTGGCCCCAGTCTACCTGCCCAACATCACCACCTGGCCTGTCTACCTACCTGCAGACCCCTCCGACACCTGGGTTTACCTGTGGAACACCTCTCTGATCTCACCTGGCGGGTCTAGCCTCACTGTGCGCACCTTGATCGGCCAGACACCCGTGTTCTACAGGAACTCTTCGGCGTTCGTGGACACCTTTGTCAAAATTGGCAAGATGCTACCCATCCCCCCTCCAACACTCCCCCCGCCCACCCCGACTACCGATTCGCAGCACACTACAGATCCTGGTACTGGTCTTGCGCAGCGATGGGGAGGTTCTTtggttttgatttgtttgtctttgttcttgtgtAAGTTGATGTGA
- the LOC138964139 gene encoding uncharacterized protein, which produces MDGITYGFWRIASSTAVPWTSMNWNDAKHGLGDDLSVLNSASNPENFFIGLIKLRQIVSQAEYSNHIFFMYDSWSKYGSPTFNNFTLGAESSNFPLSYKEFVFINGNAADNGLDANDPIVFSTADHDTIGCAGTKGAPGWYGTGCTGYSVFADPPLWPVGGADKQADVFIMNLQRLSDFYDD; this is translated from the exons ATGGACGGAATCACCTACGGGTTCTGGAGAATCGCCTCCTCAACCGCTGTCCCCTGGACCTCCATGAACTGGAACGACGCCAAGCACGGTCTGGGAGACGACCTCAGCGTCCTCAACTCAGCCAGCAACCCCGAGAACTTCTTCATCGGGCTGATCAAGCTGCGGCAGATCGTCAGTCAGGCAGAGTACAGCAACCACATCTTCTTCATGTACGACAGCTGGTCCAAATATGGCAGTCCCACCTTCAACAACTTTACTTTGG GTGCCGAGTCAAGCAACTTCCCGCTGTCCTACAAGGAATTCGTGTTCATCAACGGTAACGCGGCAGACAACGGGCTGGATGCTAACGATCCCATAGTGTTCAGCACAGCGGACCACGACACCATTGGATGTGCTGGGACGAAGGGCGCCCCGGGCTGGTACGGGACTGGTTGTACAGGCTACAGCGTTTTTGCTGACCCCCCTTTGTGGCCGGTAGGGGGCGCGGATAAGCAGGCCGATGTGTTTATCATGAATCTGCAGCGCCTGTCTGATTTCTATGACGATTAA